From Gemmatimonadaceae bacterium, the proteins below share one genomic window:
- a CDS encoding AAA family ATPase, whose product MKDTTDELELLVRSKYALVLLETPEPVRADELLALIATRLSLPYFSWSRSRGLRRGSQPGDPFIERTAEPAAGLARILDEGAGVYHFRGLGAHLEDPVVISHVLDAVAQFGVRRGALVISGHDIHLPDALRPHAVTLTLPVPGYNEHRQLLERIIREQSLRMPVKLEITPEERSRLVNNLVGLTLTEAEKVVTRLIIEDGALRGDDVQRVAAAKRQVVQQDGLLEYWPADASLGEVAGLSGLKQWLARRRAVVHDPQRAVQFGLGFPRGVLLLGVPGCGKSLCAKAIAAEWGLPLLKLDPANLYDKYIGDSEKNFKRAMQTAERMAPVVLWIDELEKAFASTGSDADGGVSRRVFGTFLNWLQERKGDVFVAATSNDIAALPPEFIRKGRFDEVFFVDLPTAAARQEILRIHLQKRGQDPAKYDLVSLAGASDGFSGAELEQAVVDGLYAVFADQGTLSTDVLLSEIRTTNPLSGTMIEKITQLRLWADGRTVPAE is encoded by the coding sequence GTGAAAGATACGACCGACGAACTCGAACTGCTGGTCCGCTCCAAGTACGCGCTGGTGTTGCTGGAAACACCGGAGCCGGTGCGGGCCGACGAGCTGCTGGCCTTGATCGCCACGCGGCTGTCATTGCCGTACTTCTCGTGGAGCCGCTCACGTGGCCTGCGACGCGGCAGCCAGCCCGGCGATCCGTTCATCGAACGCACGGCGGAGCCCGCTGCGGGGCTGGCGCGCATTCTCGACGAAGGCGCGGGCGTCTACCACTTCCGCGGGCTCGGCGCGCACCTCGAGGATCCGGTTGTGATCAGCCACGTGCTCGACGCCGTCGCGCAGTTTGGCGTGCGACGCGGTGCACTGGTGATCAGCGGCCACGACATCCACCTGCCCGATGCATTGCGGCCGCACGCCGTGACGCTCACGCTGCCCGTGCCGGGCTACAACGAACATCGGCAGTTGCTGGAGCGCATCATCCGCGAGCAGTCCCTGCGGATGCCGGTGAAGCTGGAGATCACGCCCGAGGAGCGTTCCCGGCTGGTGAACAACCTGGTGGGCCTCACGCTCACCGAGGCCGAGAAGGTCGTGACACGGCTGATCATCGAGGACGGCGCGTTGCGCGGCGACGACGTGCAGCGCGTGGCGGCCGCCAAGCGACAGGTCGTGCAGCAGGACGGCCTGCTGGAGTACTGGCCCGCCGACGCGAGCCTGGGCGAGGTGGCGGGCCTCAGCGGCCTCAAGCAGTGGCTGGCCCGGCGGCGCGCCGTCGTGCACGATCCGCAGCGTGCGGTGCAGTTCGGCCTCGGCTTCCCGCGTGGCGTGCTGCTGCTCGGCGTGCCAGGCTGCGGCAAGTCGCTCTGTGCCAAGGCCATTGCCGCCGAGTGGGGCCTGCCGCTGCTCAAGCTCGACCCCGCGAATCTCTACGACAAGTACATCGGCGACAGCGAGAAGAACTTCAAGCGGGCCATGCAGACGGCCGAGCGGATGGCGCCGGTGGTGCTGTGGATCGACGAGTTGGAGAAGGCCTTTGCCTCGACCGGCAGCGATGCCGACGGCGGCGTGTCACGCCGCGTCTTTGGCACCTTCCTCAACTGGCTGCAGGAGCGGAAAGGCGACGTGTTCGTGGCGGCGACGTCCAACGACATCGCGGCGCTGCCGCCGGAGTTCATCCGCAAGGGACGCTTCGACGAGGTCTTTTTCGTGGACCTGCCGACGGCGGCGGCGCGCCAGGAGATCCTGCGCATCCACCTGCAGAAGCGCGGGCAGGATCCGGCCAAGTACGATCTCGTCTCGCTTGCCGGCGCCAGCGACGGCTTCAGTGGCGCGGAGTTGGAGCAGGCCGTGGTCGATGGCCTCTATGCCGTGTTCGCCGACCAGGGGACGCTGAGCACAGATGTTCTGCTTAGTGAGATCCGGACCACGAACCCGCTGTCGGGCACGATGATCGAGAAGATCACGCAGTTGCGGCTGTGGGCCGACGGACGGACGGTGCCCGCGGAGTAG
- a CDS encoding MFS transporter encodes MSRAAGDARQATVATEPAHPDTGRAWRMLALVSVAELLGMSLWFAGSAAAPQLTLRWSLTPSEVGGLATAVQLGFVLGTAISALLNLADIIPARRLFATTAVLGAGANLLLLAAPSYGWALAGRALTGCFLAGVYPPAMKMASTWFRARRGLAVGTVVGALTVGKASPYLWQAVPDATLSLIVIAASLSALLAAALILAAWEDGPLAFPARPFSWGLVAEVVRAPRWRQATGGYLGHMAELYSYWTWIPVFIAASAVAAAGNENAAKAPWVGVLAFATIAVGGIGCIWGGLTADRIGRARLAALAMAVSGACALLIGLSFGRSPWLLAPLALVWGAFVIADSAQFSVLVTESVPAHAVGTALTVQVCLGFLLTTLTIQAIPPLVARVGWSWAFAMLAIGPAIGILALRPLMAVERAARGPGAGLSAQGPAPGR; translated from the coding sequence ATGTCTCGTGCCGCGGGTGATGCGCGTCAAGCTACCGTCGCGACCGAACCGGCGCATCCGGACACGGGGCGCGCGTGGCGGATGCTTGCCCTGGTCTCGGTGGCCGAACTGCTGGGGATGTCGCTGTGGTTTGCCGGCTCCGCCGCCGCGCCGCAGCTCACGCTGCGCTGGTCACTCACGCCGAGCGAGGTCGGTGGGCTCGCGACGGCGGTGCAGCTGGGCTTCGTGCTCGGCACGGCCATCTCGGCGCTGCTCAATCTGGCCGACATCATTCCGGCGCGCCGCCTGTTTGCCACGACTGCCGTACTCGGCGCGGGGGCGAATCTGCTGCTTCTCGCGGCGCCGAGTTACGGCTGGGCCTTAGCCGGCCGCGCGCTCACAGGCTGCTTCCTCGCGGGCGTGTACCCACCGGCGATGAAGATGGCGTCCACCTGGTTCCGTGCGCGCCGCGGACTCGCGGTGGGCACAGTGGTCGGTGCGCTCACGGTGGGAAAGGCATCGCCGTATCTGTGGCAGGCTGTTCCAGACGCTACGCTCTCGTTGATCGTGATCGCGGCCTCGCTGTCGGCCCTGCTCGCCGCTGCGCTCATTCTTGCGGCCTGGGAGGACGGACCGCTGGCCTTCCCCGCCCGCCCGTTCTCGTGGGGGCTGGTGGCGGAGGTGGTCCGCGCGCCGCGATGGCGGCAGGCCACCGGCGGCTATCTCGGGCACATGGCGGAGCTCTACAGCTACTGGACCTGGATACCCGTGTTCATCGCGGCAAGCGCCGTCGCTGCCGCCGGCAACGAGAATGCCGCGAAGGCACCGTGGGTTGGTGTGCTCGCCTTTGCGACGATCGCCGTCGGCGGCATCGGCTGCATCTGGGGCGGACTCACCGCGGATCGCATCGGTCGCGCGCGGCTGGCGGCTCTGGCGATGGCGGTGAGCGGGGCCTGCGCTTTGCTCATCGGCCTGAGCTTCGGACGTTCGCCGTGGTTGCTGGCGCCGCTCGCCTTGGTGTGGGGCGCGTTTGTCATCGCCGACTCCGCACAGTTCTCCGTGCTGGTCACCGAGTCGGTGCCGGCGCACGCGGTGGGCACGGCGCTGACCGTACAGGTCTGCCTCGGCTTCCTGTTGACGACGCTGACCATCCAGGCGATTCCGCCGTTGGTGGCGCGCGTCGGATGGAGCTGGGCCTTTGCGATGCTTGCGATCGGTCCGGCCATCGGCATCCTTGCCCTGCGGCCGCTGATGGCCGTGGAGCGCGCGGCGCGCGGCCCGGGCGCCGGCCTCTCCGCCCAAGGCCCCGCTCCCGGCCGATGA
- a CDS encoding type II secretion system F family protein: MSSVAEFLRGFETGRERAEFYRGWRAGVSAGLAHPTILSTVGASSGSTRDLRAHLLDGTNQGRDIASLVKSGRHLLEPFESALLTLGEESGQLDFILGQLADFHMRQYKLVLAVRKQLSYPMFVSLVAAVLLPLPLVFAGQVAAYFVAAGHGLASWFFVGGSIFAALARSYQRRPAFVRARFARSLTLSISSGLPIGRSALLAAEASGDPALVAHVRRIGERTLVSQPLTTSLAGAPHMTAELQSALIVAEQTGDFATTLGRLADLYEDGFR, translated from the coding sequence ATGAGCAGCGTTGCCGAGTTCCTGCGTGGCTTCGAGACGGGCCGTGAGCGTGCCGAGTTCTATCGCGGCTGGCGCGCCGGGGTGTCCGCCGGACTGGCGCATCCAACCATCCTGTCCACCGTCGGTGCCTCGAGCGGCTCGACGCGCGACCTGCGGGCGCACCTGCTTGACGGTACGAACCAGGGCCGCGACATCGCTTCGCTCGTGAAGTCCGGCCGACACTTGCTCGAGCCGTTTGAGTCGGCGCTGCTCACGCTCGGCGAGGAGAGCGGCCAGCTCGACTTCATCCTCGGACAGCTCGCCGACTTCCATATGCGGCAGTACAAGCTGGTGCTCGCGGTGCGGAAGCAACTCTCGTATCCGATGTTCGTGTCGTTGGTGGCCGCCGTGTTGCTGCCACTCCCGCTGGTCTTCGCCGGACAGGTCGCGGCCTACTTCGTCGCCGCGGGCCATGGACTCGCCTCGTGGTTTTTTGTCGGGGGCAGCATCTTCGCGGCGCTCGCGCGCAGCTACCAGCGCCGCCCGGCCTTCGTGCGTGCACGCTTCGCCCGCTCGCTGACCCTGTCCATCTCCTCAGGGCTCCCCATCGGGCGCTCGGCGCTGTTGGCGGCCGAGGCCAGCGGCGATCCGGCCCTCGTCGCCCACGTCCGACGCATTGGGGAGCGCACGCTGGTTTCCCAGCCGCTCACCACGTCGCTGGCTGGCGCCCCGCACATGACGGCGGAGCTGCAAAGCGCGCTGATCGTGGCCGAACAGACCGGTGACTTCGCCACGACGCTGGGCCGCCTGGCCGACCTGTACGAGGACGGCTTCCGCTAG